One Arthrobacter sp. FW306-07-I genomic window carries:
- a CDS encoding TerC family protein yields MEVPAFAWTLTIAGIVGLLAFDFFFHVRKAHTPTIKESATWSAIYVGIAVLFGLGVLLFGGPDMGTEYFAGYVTEKALSVDNLFVFLIIMASFKVPRADQQKVLLFGIVFSLIARTAFIFLGAALINSFAWVFYIFGLILLVTAGNLLKPDSHDDDSEGLVVRLARKFLPASQHYDGDKLFTVENGKRVLTPMLLVMVAIGGTDILFALDSIPAIFGLTQNVFVVFTATAFSLMGLRQLFFLIDGLLDRLIFLSYGLAVILGFIGVKLILHALHENTLPFINDGEHVNVVEVSTGVSLGVILGVLVVTILASIFSPKGKAKNAVSGARRHATEYLDLNYETDMAERDKIFARMCREETQIRKLPEKYKRLVRNETEFMDLIRKAHAEHDKAQVRAAAAES; encoded by the coding sequence GTGGAAGTACCTGCGTTTGCCTGGACCCTGACCATTGCGGGAATCGTGGGGCTGCTGGCCTTCGACTTCTTCTTCCACGTCCGGAAGGCCCACACCCCCACTATCAAGGAATCGGCCACCTGGTCGGCGATCTATGTGGGAATTGCCGTGCTGTTCGGGCTGGGTGTACTGCTGTTTGGCGGCCCCGACATGGGCACCGAGTACTTTGCCGGCTATGTCACGGAGAAGGCGTTGTCCGTGGACAACCTCTTCGTTTTCCTCATCATTATGGCCAGCTTCAAGGTGCCGCGGGCCGACCAGCAAAAGGTGCTGCTGTTCGGCATTGTGTTCTCCCTGATCGCGCGCACGGCGTTCATCTTCCTGGGTGCGGCACTGATCAACAGCTTCGCCTGGGTGTTCTACATCTTCGGGCTCATCCTGCTGGTAACTGCGGGCAACCTGCTCAAGCCGGACAGCCACGACGACGACTCCGAAGGCCTGGTGGTCCGGCTCGCCCGGAAGTTCCTGCCGGCGTCGCAGCACTACGACGGCGACAAGCTCTTCACTGTGGAGAACGGCAAGCGGGTCCTGACTCCGATGCTCTTGGTGATGGTGGCCATCGGCGGCACGGACATCCTGTTCGCCCTGGACTCCATTCCGGCGATCTTCGGCCTCACCCAGAACGTGTTCGTCGTCTTCACCGCCACGGCGTTCTCGCTGATGGGCCTGCGCCAACTGTTCTTCCTGATCGACGGCCTGCTGGACCGGCTGATCTTCCTCTCCTACGGGCTGGCGGTCATCCTCGGCTTTATTGGCGTGAAGCTCATCCTGCACGCCCTGCACGAAAACACCCTCCCGTTCATCAACGACGGCGAACACGTCAACGTGGTGGAAGTCAGCACCGGAGTCTCCCTGGGCGTCATCCTGGGTGTCCTGGTGGTGACCATCCTCGCGTCCATCTTCAGCCCCAAGGGCAAGGCCAAGAACGCCGTGTCCGGGGCCAGGCGGCACGCCACCGAATACCTGGACCTCAATTACGAAACAGACATGGCCGAACGCGACAAGATCTTCGCCAGGATGTGCCGGGAGGAGACCCAGATCCGCAAGCTCCCGGAAAAGTACAAGCGCCTGGTCCGCAACGAGACCGAGTTCATGGACTTGATCCGCAAGGCCCACGCGGAACATGACAAGGCCCAGGTCCGGGCAGCCGCAGCTGAAAGCTGA